CGCTTCGCTCTGTTCCGGTGTGGCACCGGCCAGGGCCGCGGCGCTGTGGGTCGAGGCTTCGAAGAGCATCGCGGTTTTGCCGCGGATGACTTCCATGTAGGTTTCTTCGGTGGTGCTGGCATCACGCACTTTGGACAGCTGCAACACTTCGCCTTCGGCGATGATGCGCGTGGCTTGCGAAAGGATCTTCATCACCGGCATGGAGCCCAGTTCGACCATCATTTCGAAGGAGCGCGAATACAGGAAGTCGCCCACCAGCACGCTTGGCGCGTTGCCCCACATGGCGTTGGCGGTCGAGCGGCCACGGCGCATGCCGGACATGTCGACCACGTCGTCGTGCAGCAGCGTGGCGGTGTGCAGGAACTCGATGGTCGCGGCCAGCAGGCGCAGGTCATCGCCTTCGCGACCCAGAGCCTTGCCACACAGCAACACTAATAGGGGACGCAGGCGTTTACCGCCAGCCGAGGTAATGTAATCGCCGATTTTCGATACCAGCGGCACTCGGGAAGTCAGCTGCTTCTTGATGATGCCGTCGACGGCGCTAAAATCGTCCGCCACCGCGCGGTAGAAAGCTTGGGGTTGCATCAGCGACAGTTGCTCCAGAAGGGTTGCGCGGCATGCTAGGACCCACGTCGGCGGGTGTCAAGGCACGATGGACGGCCTCTTGCATCGCCCCGGCAGCTTGCGTACAATCGCGCACCCTGAACTTCCTGGGCAGCACCTGCCTTACGCAATTGCAAACAGGCCTTCCAGCCTTATGCAGCCATGC
This region of Pseudomonas mandelii genomic DNA includes:
- a CDS encoding polyprenyl synthetase family protein — its product is MQPQAFYRAVADDFSAVDGIIKKQLTSRVPLVSKIGDYITSAGGKRLRPLLVLLCGKALGREGDDLRLLAATIEFLHTATLLHDDVVDMSGMRRGRSTANAMWGNAPSVLVGDFLYSRSFEMMVELGSMPVMKILSQATRIIAEGEVLQLSKVRDASTTEETYMEVIRGKTAMLFEASTHSAAALAGATPEQSEALRTFGDHLGVAFQLVDDLLDYRGDAETLGKNVGDDLAEGKPTLPLIYTMREGTPEQAALVRKAIQKGGIEDLESIREAVEASGSLDYTAQLARDYVARAIKCLDALPPSEYRDALVELSEFAVARTH